CGGAGACAACGTCAATATAGAAGTTGAGCTCATAAGCAATATAGCGATGGAAGAGGGATTGAGGTTTGCTGTGAGAGAGGGCGGAAGGACAGTTGGAGCAGGTGTTGTCGCAAAGGTCATTGAATAATATATTGAGAGCCGGTAGCAGGAGAATATGAACGAAAAGATAAGAATCAATCTAAAAGCGTATGATCACAGGCTGCTGGATCAGTCTGTTAAAGAGATAGTTGAGACGGCAAAACGTACAGGCGCAAAGATTTCAGGTCCGGTGCCTTTGCCGACCAAGATCCGCAAGATCACTGTGCTCAGGGGTCCTCATGT
The genomic region above belongs to Nitrospirota bacterium and contains:
- the rpsJ gene encoding 30S ribosomal protein S10, coding for MNEKIRINLKAYDHRLLDQSVKEIVETAKRTGAKISGPVPLPTKIRKITVLRGPHVDKKSREQFEIRTHKRLIDILEPTSQTVDALMKLDLSAGVDVEIKL